Proteins encoded within one genomic window of Polyangium spumosum:
- a CDS encoding EF-hand domain-containing protein, which yields MAIDVVAQKMTRMFDNFDTNRNGYIDEADFFRPAAWIAGRLGHPIRSEMHLQLQGAYEKMWSHLIPVDADKDGRITRAEWDQGFRQMSSGDSFALTIGQATSILFDCVDTDGDGNISAEEFANWLCGHGVDRPNAVESFRRLDRRGAGVMSKADLKEGVVEFFTSQDPEAPGNWLHGPWR from the coding sequence ATGGCCATCGACGTCGTTGCGCAAAAAATGACGCGCATGTTCGATAACTTCGACACCAACCGCAACGGGTACATCGACGAGGCGGATTTCTTCCGTCCTGCCGCCTGGATCGCCGGCCGGCTCGGGCACCCCATCCGGTCGGAGATGCATCTCCAGCTCCAGGGCGCCTATGAGAAGATGTGGTCCCACCTGATCCCCGTGGACGCGGACAAGGACGGGCGGATCACCCGGGCGGAGTGGGATCAAGGCTTCAGGCAGATGTCGAGCGGCGACAGCTTCGCCCTCACGATCGGCCAGGCCACCTCGATCCTGTTCGATTGCGTCGACACCGACGGGGACGGGAATATCTCGGCGGAGGAGTTCGCCAATTGGCTGTGCGGCCACGGCGTCGATCGGCCAAACGCGGTCGAATCGTTCCGCCGCCTCGATCGCAGGGGCGCCGGGGTGATGTCGAAGGCCGACCTGAAGGAAGGCGTGGTGGAGTTCTTCACCAGCCAGGACCCCGAGGCCCCCGGCAACTGGCTCCACGGCCCCTGGAGGTGA
- a CDS encoding DUF6968 family protein, which yields MKRIVAERILEFRHSPESEPKRVRVRIGSPRREGNDWSVVYEIRGPGRRREKRKVWGVDSLQALHMAMGSVPVDVRGIEMSTGGKVTFLGGEDLMFPGFK from the coding sequence ATGAAACGGATCGTCGCCGAGAGGATACTCGAGTTTCGTCACTCCCCGGAGTCCGAGCCTAAACGTGTCAGGGTGCGAATCGGCTCACCTCGAAGAGAAGGAAACGATTGGTCCGTCGTGTACGAGATACGCGGGCCCGGTAGGCGGCGAGAGAAGCGGAAGGTTTGGGGGGTCGATTCCTTGCAAGCGCTTCACATGGCCATGGGAAGCGTGCCCGTCGACGTGCGAGGAATCGAGATGTCGACGGGCGGCAAGGTGACATTCCTCGGAGGCGAGGACCTCATGTTTCCAGGCTTCAAATGA
- a CDS encoding DUF2325 domain-containing protein: MSREALAREVEKDSRGGRTVLVIGGSGGMSDRYRDVAEKHGLTLKHYETRVPKGVRRDVGKVALVIIMVTMVSHALRDQVHNLGINDAPVVYLRSASVSALRGALEQWEA, translated from the coding sequence ATGAGCCGAGAAGCCCTTGCCAGAGAGGTCGAGAAGGATTCGCGTGGTGGTCGGACCGTGCTCGTCATCGGCGGGAGCGGGGGGATGTCGGATCGGTATCGCGACGTCGCCGAGAAACACGGCTTGACGCTCAAGCACTACGAGACCCGCGTGCCGAAAGGCGTGCGTCGCGACGTGGGGAAGGTGGCCCTCGTCATCATCATGGTGACCATGGTCTCGCACGCGCTGCGCGATCAGGTGCACAACCTCGGGATCAACGACGCGCCCGTGGTGTATCTGCGGAGCGCGTCCGTCTCGGCGCTTCGTGGCGCGCTCGAGCAGTGGGAGGCGTGA